In a single window of the uncultured Dysgonomonas sp. genome:
- a CDS encoding exonuclease SbcCD subunit D C-terminal domain-containing protein: protein MKILHTADWHIGQTFFEYDRKAEHLQFLAWLKKQIHDLKVDVLLIAGDVFDSPNPSAESQRMYYRFLREMTAENHDLQIIIIAGNHDSAARLEAPNPLLEDMNITVRGVVKRNTDGEIDFKHMVIPINKGGYCLAVPYLRQGDYPHAETYAQGVKAMYEAIFEQIKDMKQPIIAMGHLQATGSEISENDRSERTVIGGLECISPDSFAKEITYTALGHLHRGQRVSGRENVRYAGSPLPMSFAEKNNKQGVVLIDIAETTKIERILFDAPVKLLSIPSEPMPLSGVLNEIAALPDGEISETSPYLEVKVLITEPEPSLRHQIEQALKTKSVRLARISAITPKYETGSKAITYEELQTINPMDMANDIFKRKYGGEDMPETMKCLLEGVIQEVER, encoded by the coding sequence ATGAAAATCCTACACACCGCCGATTGGCACATAGGGCAGACATTTTTTGAATACGACCGCAAGGCGGAGCATCTTCAATTTTTGGCATGGTTGAAAAAACAAATACATGACTTGAAAGTAGATGTGCTTTTGATTGCGGGTGATGTGTTCGATAGTCCCAACCCGTCCGCAGAGTCGCAAAGAATGTATTATCGATTTTTGCGGGAGATGACGGCTGAAAATCACGATCTGCAAATAATTATCATTGCGGGCAATCACGATTCGGCAGCCCGGCTCGAAGCACCTAATCCGCTGTTGGAAGATATGAACATCACTGTTCGGGGAGTAGTTAAACGCAATACCGATGGCGAGATTGATTTCAAGCACATGGTAATTCCGATCAATAAAGGCGGATATTGTTTGGCAGTACCCTATCTTCGTCAAGGCGATTATCCCCATGCCGAAACATACGCACAAGGCGTTAAGGCAATGTATGAAGCCATATTCGAGCAGATAAAAGATATGAAACAACCTATAATTGCAATGGGGCATTTGCAAGCTACGGGTTCGGAAATTTCAGAGAATGACCGTTCGGAACGTACTGTTATTGGTGGGTTGGAGTGTATTTCGCCAGACTCTTTTGCAAAAGAGATTACCTACACAGCACTTGGACACCTGCATCGTGGACAAAGGGTTTCGGGACGAGAGAATGTGCGTTATGCGGGTTCTCCTCTACCTATGTCGTTTGCCGAAAAGAACAATAAACAAGGCGTTGTACTCATCGATATAGCTGAGACGACAAAGATTGAGCGTATTCTATTCGATGCACCTGTCAAACTGTTGAGCATACCTTCCGAACCAATGCCCCTTAGCGGAGTGTTGAATGAAATAGCAGCGTTGCCCGATGGAGAAATATCCGAAACATCGCCTTATCTTGAGGTAAAAGTATTGATAACCGAACCTGAACCATCGTTGAGACATCAAATAGAACAGGCACTGAAGACAAAATCTGTACGACTGGCTCGTATTTCCGCCATTACTCCTAAGTACGAAACAGGGTCTAAGGCGATAACTTACGAAGAGCTACAGACCATCAATCCGATGGACATGGCAAACGATATTTTCAAACGAAAGTATGGAGGGGAGGATATGCCCGAGACAATGAAATGTTTGCTGGAAGGCGTAATACAGGAAGTTGAACGATGA